CATGCCATTACTGCACTTCATGCTCACACGATAATCTAGAAAATGAAATCCATCGTATGCCATCGCAATCACCCCGAATGGGGCTTTGGACTAGTCCGACAAAAAGACGAAGACCCATTCGGAGAGGTCGTCTATCAAGTCGCGTTTGATCATGAGAACCGGCTGCAGCCTTGCATCGAAAAAGACTTAATCACGTGCCCTGACGAAAGCGAGATAGTCATTGAGAGCCAAATCGCATCGATTGATGTGTTGAAGCGAAAACTGTTGGCCGGCTTGATTATCGGTGAAAACATTCGAACAGGAGCCTTCATGCGCTCAGCGTTGAAGCCACTGCCGCATCAGGTCTATTTCCTGGATCGTATTCTCTCTGGCGGACGACTCGGTCACTTAGCTGGGGATGACGTAGGACTGGGAAAGACCATAGAGGCAGGCTTATTGATCAATCATTTCTATAAAGAGCGTCAGCCTTGCAAAATACTAATCCTCTGTCCCGCAGGCCTAGTCCTCCAATGGCAGGATGAGATGCTAGAACATTTCAATCTAAGATTTGCAATTGCAGGCCAAGGAAAAGACTTCGATGCGAAATCTGAACCAGGCTGGGAGGGGCGGAAGCTTGTAATTGGATCGATCGACACGCTCAAACAGGATGACCTCTTTTCCGTAATTCGCAATGCAGGTCCCTTTGACTTGATCATCTGCGACGAAGCACACCGACTGTCCGCACGACGTGATTTTCTTTCTGGTGAACTTCGAACCACAGCCTCTTACAGATTCATTCGTAAACTACAGGAAAACCATGCGGTCCAATTCGTTAACAACGGAGATGGAAGTCCACGCTCGCCACAAATCTTATTACTCAGTGCCACACCGCATCAGGGAGACGACCTTCGCTTCGCACTGCTTCTTGGCCTAATCAGACCCGACCTATTTTCGTCTACGGATAAGGATACACTGCTCAAAGCTCTAACCCGAGAGAACCTGACCGCTTGCCTGACAAAGACGGCAAAGTCACGTGCGATCGACTGGGAAGGGAACCCAATTTTTAAAGGACATACAACGCATACTCGATCTGCCAGCAGAACCGTTGAAGAGGAGGCTGTCGAAAAAGCACTCAGCCAATACTTACGAAAAAGTATGGAGGCTCGTCATGGTGCCAGTCGTTCACTGAGTCTCGTAATAGAATTGGTGATGCACACATTTCATAAGATTGCTGCATCAAGTTGGGCAGCCCTGGAAACAGCGCTCTCCATGCGTCTTTCTTCACTGCGTGGTGAAACTAAGAAACCTCGCAGCCAGTCATCAATGACCGATAGCATACAAAGTGAAGAGGGGCTCCAGAAAGCGACTAATACAGAGGCCTTCTATGAAGGAGAAGATGAGGATTTGGAGTCGCTGATCGATCAGATCCAATGCCTAAAGGAAGACAGCAAACTGGATCTCTTCCTTGGAATCGTAGGCGAAATTGAAGCGGCAGAACAGAACGCTAAAATCCTTATATTTACTCAATACTATGCAACACAGGAACTCTTAGTCAGACAGCTCGCTAAACTTTTTCCGGATCAAGAGACGGTCACCGTAAACGGTAGCATGGGCGTAAATGAACGCCAGGAGGCTCGAAGACGCTTCGAGCAAAAAGCACGATTCCTTGTATCAACCGAAGCTGGCGGCGAGGGTGTAAACTTTCAGAAAGCCTGCCATTACATGGTAAACTATGACCTACCCTGGAATCCGATGCGTCTCCAACAACGAATTGGACGCTTGGATCGCTATGGCCAGAAGCATGAAGTAAAAGTTTACAACTTAATGGTCCAGGGCTCATGGGATGATAGAATCACCGTAAGAATCATAGAGCGCCTGAAAGTCATTCAGAACACGATGGCTGAGGCATCAGACCATCCAGAAGACTACTGGGATATGATCCTAGGCGAAGTGGGCGATGCAATCGATCCCATAGAATCATTTACGGCACATTTAAACTCTGGGGTCGAGATGACTGACCAGGAAATCGACGAAGAGCTCAAAAAGGCGCGTGCAGCAATACAATCCGGTATCGCAAGACACTTGCATGACACCGGTTTTTCAGACCTGTCAACATTGCCTGTTCCCAGCTTAGAGGCAGAGCACTATCTCAAAGCATTTAAAGCACTACTATCCGCACATGACATTCCATTAAGGGCGGCACGCTCATCTGAAAATGAGTGGCTGAACGGTGTATTTCAGTTTGATCCGCCACCTGCTTTCAGAGAGACAAAGCTAAGTGCAACCAAAAGCCGCTATATCGTATTTGATAAAGATCGTTATAATGAAGTTCGTGATCAAGTTATTGGGAGAGCTCGCGGACAAGAGATCAAACCTCAACTAGTTGGCTTCGGTGAGGCCTTTAATGACTGGCTATTTGAGTCTGCCTTTTCGGCCAAAGCGGATCAACGCCTGTTTTCACTGCAAGCCAGTGAATGGAAGGAAGGGTCTGGTTGGTTGAAAATCGCGGCCTTACGTTGGCGAGGAGAACGGCGGCAACTCCGAACCCCGGACACATTGGTTGTAATATGGATCGGAGAAGATGGTAGCTCTCGTGAGCTGACCACAAATGAAGTAATGCAAATTGTTGATCACTCAGCACAAGGAGAAGCTCCAAAGAGCGAACCTCCATCAGATGATGTCGGCAAAACTATTGTGCAGTCTCGTTTACGTGACTTAGTCGAGTTAAACCCTGAATCTCGCCTACTTGCCGGCTGGTCTTGGTTGGCTACATCTTGGGTCGAGTCTCAAAAATCCTAGCATAGAATCCAATGAACTTCAGACTCGCTAGCACCTTCAACGATAGCCTTCTCAAGCTTACCGGCGACGAACAGAAAGTAGCCAAGACGACAGCCTTTGACTTACAGCTCAACCCGGCAAACCCGGGGATGAGTTTTCACAAGCTAGATAAGGCAAAAGACAAGAACTTCTGGTCGGTCCGGGTAAGTCGTGACATTCGTATCATCGTCCATAAGACCAGTGCCGACTTGTTACTCTGCTATGTTGGCCATCATGATGATGCCTACAATTGGGCGGAGAGGCGAAAACTGGAAACGCACCCTAAAACCGGTGCCGCACAGATTGTCGAGATTCGAGAGACCGTGCAGGAGATATTGGTGCCGGTCTATATCGAGGAGGAGCAAGCAAGCCTCAAGAAGCCTGCGATTTTTGATCAGTATTCCGAAGATGAGCTTTTGGACTATGGTGTGCCTGAAGAATGGCTGAACGACGTCAAAAAGGCTGATGAAGATAGTATTCTCGAACTGGCGGAGCATTTGCCGGAAGAAGCAGCTGAAGCTCTCCTTGAACTCGCGACGGGGGGCACACCAGTCGTAGCTCAAGTTGTAAGCACTCCAGACGATGCCGTTAATCCGTTCGAACATCCGGATGCTCAACGCCGCTTCCGCGTAATGACCAATGTCGAAGAATTGGAACAGGCTCTCGATTACCCATGGGAGAAATGGACGATCTTCCTGCATCCCTCGCAGCGTGAAATCGTCGAGCGCAGCTATTCAGGACCGGCTCGCATTTCAGGCACGGCTGGAACTGGTAAAACTATCGTAGCACTGCACCGTGCAGTCTATCTGGCACGGAAGCATGAAGATGCCCGCATTTTGTTGACGACCTTTTCCGACGAACTAGCGCAGGCCCTACGCGTTAAACTTCGACGACTAATCAGTAATCAGCCGATGCTGGGCGAGCGAATCGATGTTGAAGCAATGAATGCGGTCGGGCAGCGTCTTTACCTACGTAACCAAGGCGACAACTTGCTGGCTCCTGCTCCTGAAATCGAGAGACTAATCACTGAAGCAGTCGAAGCTACTGGTTGCACACAGTTCAGCTCGCGTTTTCTGGCTTCCGAGTGGGAGCAAGTCGTCGATGCATGGCAACTTCAGATATGGGAAGATTATCGAGATGTAAAACGTCTTGGCCGTAAAAGCCGACTCACAGAATCTAAGCGTCAACAGTTATGGGAGGTCTTTTCCTTCGTTCAGTCCAAGCTAAACGAGCGGAATCAAATAACACAAGCTGGGCTATTTACTGAATTAGCAAAAGGGCTTAATGAAGCGACGCATCCTGCTTACGACTTTGCAGTCATCGATGAAGCTCAAGATGTCAGTGTTGCACAACTACGATTCCTAGCGGCACTAGGCAACGACCGCCCAGAAGCTTTGTTCTTCACAGGTGACCTGGGCCAAAGAATCTTCCAGCAGCCGTTCTCGTGGTCCAGTCTTGGTGTGAATATTCGAGGACGTTCAAAGACGCTGCGTATCAACTACCGGACCTCTCACCAAATCCGTCGACAAGCCGACCGTCTGCTCGACCAGGAAATTTCAGATGTAGATGGAAATACCGAAAAGCGAACTGACACCGTCAGCGTTTTCAATGGGCCAGCCCCGAGGATTCAGTCCTTCGACACGGAAAATGAAGAAATCGAGGCGGTCAGCACATGGCTAAAGGAATGTAAGGACAACGGCATCGCACCAAACGAGATGGGTGTTTTTGTTCGATCCGAAAAGGAACTGGATCGCGCTCAAGAAGCCATCGCTCAAGCAGGTCTAGTGGCACATCAACTCGCTCAAAGTCTCGATGTCAAACGCGGTGCAGTCGCACTAAGCACGATGCATTTAGCCAAAGGCCTCGAATTTCGAGCGGTAGCCGTCATGGCGTGCGACGATGAAGTCGTCCCAAGCCAAGAACGTATCGAGCAGATCGGAGATGCCGCCGATCTGGAGGACATCTACAACACGGAGCGGCATCTACTCTACGTGGCTTGCACAAGAGCACGCGACCACCTCCTAATCACCAGCACAGTCCCTGGCTCAGAGTTTCTAGATGACCTCAGAATAAAGCTTTAGACTATGGCTCTGAGCAAAGCACATTGATCAAACAGTGCACAGCCGCACCTCGTGCTAATCTTAAACTAAAATGCATCAGCAATCTCCCAACCGCGAAATCTCAACCGACGACCTGCGTGAGCAACTGCTGAGTTTAAGCGAATTCACAGCTGCGGAGTTCGCAGCCCAACGCAGCGGCTATCTGAAACTTTGGAAGATGCCACTTGAGAAGCGGATCGCAGAGGGGCTTTGCATTGCCGGCCTGAACTTTGAGCGTCGGACCACGGAGGGGCAGTATCGCTTCCGCTACCGTGAGAATGAGACGGATTTTCGGGAGGGTGACTTCCTTCGTCTGAGCACAGGCGATCCGATGGAGCCTTTAACAGAGTGCGTCCTCGTGGCGGAAGATCCCCCCTTTGTTACACTGGATATATCGCGGAAGGACTTTAATTTGGGTGCGAGCGGGGACCTTTACCTCGATGCATCCTATTTCGACCTTGAAAACATTGTGATGCAGGGAATTGACGAGATCGGCACGACAATCCGTGGTCGTGAACGAATTCTACCACTCCTGCTGGGTAATATGATCGAGGATGAAGTCGACCAGGAGGCCTACGATACGGCATGGACGGAGAGCGAAGGTGCAGGCTATAACAACAGCCAGAGCGACGCGATTGCTGCAGGTTCGGCCTCGCAATGGTGCAGTCTGGTGCAGGGACCTCCGGGCACAGGCAAAACGCAAGTGCTCGCCAACATCGTGGTGCAACGTCTGGCGCGTCGTGAGCGGATTTTAATTACCGCCTTCACTCACCGGGCCATTCATCAGGCGCTGCGAACGATCAAGAAGATCCTACCCAATGAAGATCGCATCGTAAAGATCGGCACGCACATACCCGATCCGGACCTACCCGTCTCGCAATACGAGAGCTTTGCCGAATCTCCCTTGGCCGATATGACCGGGGGATACGTAGTGGGGGCCACGGTTTTCGCCACACGCTCTTTCCGGCTGAAGGGCATTGATTTCGACGCACTGATCATCGACGAGGCGAGTCAAATGACACTCCCCTACGCTGTGCTGGGTATGCTGACCAGTGACTGCTACATCATCATCGGCGACCCGCAGCAATTGCCGCCGGTCATTCAAAGCTGCGGGAGTAGTGAGGCGCATGAGTATTCGATCTTCAAGACACTCCAGCGCAACAACGACCTGACACTCTTGGACACCACTTACCGAATGAACGCCGTGATAGCGGAATGGTCGAGCAATCAGTATTATAATGGGCAACTGAGCTCGCATAGCTCGGCCGCGAATCGAAAGCTTCAGTTACACTTTCAGCCGGAAGCAGACTGGCTGCAACACGCGCTCTCTCCGGATGCGCCACTCACTTGGTTGGAACATACCGAGCGGGGATGCCGCAAGCTCTGCATGGAAGAAGTCGACTTGGTTAATCAATTGCTTGGTGCCCTCCTAAGCTCGGGACTCTCAGCGAATGAGGTGGCGGTCGTGACACCCTACCGAAAACAAGCAAGAGCCATTCGGCAGCGGCTGAAGCAGTCGTCTTCTCAAGCCAGCAGCATGTTGTCTGAAGTCGTCATCGACACCGTCGAACGCATGCAGGGGCAGGAACGTGAGGTAATCATAATCAGCTGCGTTTCCAATGAGCCCAGCTTTATACGAGCTGTGGCCGAGTTTCTTTTTCTCCCCTCCCGCCTCAATGTGGCTGTGACACGTGCCCGTTCGAAAGTGATTTTGATCGCCAGCGATTCCTTACTTGATGTCGACAGCATGCAAAACCAAGTCGAAGAGGCCCTAATGGTCTGGCAGAATTTAAAGGCCAGTGCAGAGGTAATACGCGTGTAGTATGGCTCTCCTGCTTCCAGATCTGAAGGGGCATAAACTGCCCAAAGGCATTGCCCCGATATGCAATCGTCTTAAAGCCATTCAGTCGGATGATCTGGTCTGCCGTCTGGCTCTTCAGATTGCCGGCACCGCCCTGCCTGAGTTCTTCCTTCTCTATAAGGAGCGACACGCTTATCTGGTATCGGTCTCGACCGTTCAAACGGGCGAGGTTGAGGATCAACTTCAAGGCGACCTTTTTGAATCGGATCAGTTAAAAATCTTCCAAGATGAATTCGGCCTCAACCAGCGAAAACTCCTAGATGATTGCTATCAGCACATCCTGAATCAATCGGGTCATGCCTCAGATTTACCCGTATCCCGCTGGATACTCTTTCCAAATCTTAACCAACACGTGCTCGACCGTGTAATTCAAGTGCTAAGCGATGAACGCTACACCCTGATCGCCAAAGAGTCCTGCAATGCTGGCGCGCTTCTCGCCTTAATCGAGAAATCCTCCACACATGCGACTCCCAAGGAAGCAGTGGACCAGATTCGGCAACTATACCACTCCGCCGAACTGGCCCCCAAAGCTGTCGAAGAAAGCAAGCATCGATATGGTGCGCCGCGCGACATTTTCCTGGATGCCAATCAGGAATGGCTCGTAAAAGTCGACCTCGACTTGTCGGAGGAAGGACGCGTGCTGGTAGAGTCCGGGCATCGACTGGTCACAGGCAGTGCTGGTAGTGGCAAATCGGTTATTCTGCTGCACCGTGCCCGACTGCTCGCCGAGATGAATGCCAAGCACCGAATTCTGGCGCTGACTCACAATCGGCCATTGAACGAATATCTACTCGGACGATTCGGCCAACTGAGCCAGACCGCATCCATCGAATGGACGACCTTCTTTTCGTGGGTCGCCAAGCACTCAAGCTCAACGCACATACTCAAATCCTACGAGCAGACACGTCTGCTCAATAATCTCTTGAGCCAATCAAGCCTGAAAGGACGGTTAACGACGCAGTTTATCGAGGATGAGTTCAATTGGCTGACCAACAACGATATTTCCAGTCGCACAGACTATCTGGAAATCAATCGGGTCGGTCGGAAGCGTCCCTTGCAGACATCGATGCGCGAAGAAGTTTTCGACCTGTATATAGACTATCGAAAGCAATTGTGTGCGATCAAGAAGACGGATTGGCCCGGCTTTGCTCTAAAATTCCTGCAAGAACTGCGTGCAGGTAAAATCCGAATTGAAGCCTATGATGCGATCTTCATCGATGAAGCACAGTTTTT
The DNA window shown above is from Coraliomargarita parva and carries:
- a CDS encoding 3'-5' exonuclease gives rise to the protein MNFRLASTFNDSLLKLTGDEQKVAKTTAFDLQLNPANPGMSFHKLDKAKDKNFWSVRVSRDIRIIVHKTSADLLLCYVGHHDDAYNWAERRKLETHPKTGAAQIVEIRETVQEILVPVYIEEEQASLKKPAIFDQYSEDELLDYGVPEEWLNDVKKADEDSILELAEHLPEEAAEALLELATGGTPVVAQVVSTPDDAVNPFEHPDAQRRFRVMTNVEELEQALDYPWEKWTIFLHPSQREIVERSYSGPARISGTAGTGKTIVALHRAVYLARKHEDARILLTTFSDELAQALRVKLRRLISNQPMLGERIDVEAMNAVGQRLYLRNQGDNLLAPAPEIERLITEAVEATGCTQFSSRFLASEWEQVVDAWQLQIWEDYRDVKRLGRKSRLTESKRQQLWEVFSFVQSKLNERNQITQAGLFTELAKGLNEATHPAYDFAVIDEAQDVSVAQLRFLAALGNDRPEALFFTGDLGQRIFQQPFSWSSLGVNIRGRSKTLRINYRTSHQIRRQADRLLDQEISDVDGNTEKRTDTVSVFNGPAPRIQSFDTENEEIEAVSTWLKECKDNGIAPNEMGVFVRSEKELDRAQEAIAQAGLVAHQLAQSLDVKRGAVALSTMHLAKGLEFRAVAVMACDDEVVPSQERIEQIGDAADLEDIYNTERHLLYVACTRARDHLLITSTVPGSEFLDDLRIKL
- a CDS encoding UvrD-helicase domain-containing protein; amino-acid sequence: MALLLPDLKGHKLPKGIAPICNRLKAIQSDDLVCRLALQIAGTALPEFFLLYKERHAYLVSVSTVQTGEVEDQLQGDLFESDQLKIFQDEFGLNQRKLLDDCYQHILNQSGHASDLPVSRWILFPNLNQHVLDRVIQVLSDERYTLIAKESCNAGALLALIEKSSTHATPKEAVDQIRQLYHSAELAPKAVEESKHRYGAPRDIFLDANQEWLVKVDLDLSEEGRVLVESGHRLVTGSAGSGKSVILLHRARLLAEMNAKHRILALTHNRPLNEYLLGRFGQLSQTASIEWTTFFSWVAKHSSSTHILKSYEQTRLLNNLLSQSSLKGRLTTQFIEDEFNWLTNNDISSRTDYLEINRVGRKRPLQTSMREEVFDLYIDYRKQLCAIKKTDWPGFALKFLQELRAGKIRIEAYDAIFIDEAQFFVPVWFECVRHALKPDGQLFMAADPTQGFLGSGQSWQQVSGLQLRGKSHSLTRPYRNTREIIEFAARFYRFRIADEEEAVNLPTDEQIRQLPSGTIPQLYQFSAPQDQIKWLSDQVVQVVEGNKRLPDQILVLIEDSAQVDICVDIINRKKPDLAVNAKNKGHSGKVRVCSMNAATGLEAPLVFVLGLDRIFEEESALQNDPEDTPERIHRNTRKIYMVLTRAMSELVICFHHKSVKETLLGSRKVASPKPTNAAPLHQS
- a CDS encoding DEAD/DEAH box helicase; the encoded protein is MKSIVCHRNHPEWGFGLVRQKDEDPFGEVVYQVAFDHENRLQPCIEKDLITCPDESEIVIESQIASIDVLKRKLLAGLIIGENIRTGAFMRSALKPLPHQVYFLDRILSGGRLGHLAGDDVGLGKTIEAGLLINHFYKERQPCKILILCPAGLVLQWQDEMLEHFNLRFAIAGQGKDFDAKSEPGWEGRKLVIGSIDTLKQDDLFSVIRNAGPFDLIICDEAHRLSARRDFLSGELRTTASYRFIRKLQENHAVQFVNNGDGSPRSPQILLLSATPHQGDDLRFALLLGLIRPDLFSSTDKDTLLKALTRENLTACLTKTAKSRAIDWEGNPIFKGHTTHTRSASRTVEEEAVEKALSQYLRKSMEARHGASRSLSLVIELVMHTFHKIAASSWAALETALSMRLSSLRGETKKPRSQSSMTDSIQSEEGLQKATNTEAFYEGEDEDLESLIDQIQCLKEDSKLDLFLGIVGEIEAAEQNAKILIFTQYYATQELLVRQLAKLFPDQETVTVNGSMGVNERQEARRRFEQKARFLVSTEAGGEGVNFQKACHYMVNYDLPWNPMRLQQRIGRLDRYGQKHEVKVYNLMVQGSWDDRITVRIIERLKVIQNTMAEASDHPEDYWDMILGEVGDAIDPIESFTAHLNSGVEMTDQEIDEELKKARAAIQSGIARHLHDTGFSDLSTLPVPSLEAEHYLKAFKALLSAHDIPLRAARSSENEWLNGVFQFDPPPAFRETKLSATKSRYIVFDKDRYNEVRDQVIGRARGQEIKPQLVGFGEAFNDWLFESAFSAKADQRLFSLQASEWKEGSGWLKIAALRWRGERRQLRTPDTLVVIWIGEDGSSRELTTNEVMQIVDHSAQGEAPKSEPPSDDVGKTIVQSRLRDLVELNPESRLLAGWSWLATSWVESQKS
- a CDS encoding DEAD/DEAH box helicase; translated protein: MHQQSPNREISTDDLREQLLSLSEFTAAEFAAQRSGYLKLWKMPLEKRIAEGLCIAGLNFERRTTEGQYRFRYRENETDFREGDFLRLSTGDPMEPLTECVLVAEDPPFVTLDISRKDFNLGASGDLYLDASYFDLENIVMQGIDEIGTTIRGRERILPLLLGNMIEDEVDQEAYDTAWTESEGAGYNNSQSDAIAAGSASQWCSLVQGPPGTGKTQVLANIVVQRLARRERILITAFTHRAIHQALRTIKKILPNEDRIVKIGTHIPDPDLPVSQYESFAESPLADMTGGYVVGATVFATRSFRLKGIDFDALIIDEASQMTLPYAVLGMLTSDCYIIIGDPQQLPPVIQSCGSSEAHEYSIFKTLQRNNDLTLLDTTYRMNAVIAEWSSNQYYNGQLSSHSSAANRKLQLHFQPEADWLQHALSPDAPLTWLEHTERGCRKLCMEEVDLVNQLLGALLSSGLSANEVAVVTPYRKQARAIRQRLKQSSSQASSMLSEVVIDTVERMQGQEREVIIISCVSNEPSFIRAVAEFLFLPSRLNVAVTRARSKVILIASDSLLDVDSMQNQVEEALMVWQNLKASAEVIRV